The proteins below are encoded in one region of Triticum urartu cultivar G1812 unplaced genomic scaffold, Tu2.1 TuUngrouped_contig_5276, whole genome shotgun sequence:
- the LOC125529006 gene encoding mitochondrial pyruvate carrier 1-like, which produces MATALKAFLNSPVGPKTTHFWGPVSNWGFILAGMADMNKPPELISGHMTAVMCVYSGLFMRFAWVVRPRNYFLMATHASNESVQLYQLSRYARAQGYLEKKEPEAQQ; this is translated from the exons ATGGCCACGGCGCTCAAGGCGTTCTTGAACAGCCCCGTCGGCCCCAAGACCACGCACTTCTGGGGACCCGTCAGCAACTGGGGCTTCATCCTCGCG GGTATGGCTGACATGAACAAGCCACCTGAATTGATATCCGGCCATATGACTGCAG TCATGTGTGTGTATTCTGGCCTATTTATGAGGTTCGCATGGGTGGTACGGCCCCGGAACTATTTTCTTATGGCAACCCACGCCTCCAACGAAAGCGTTCAACTCTACCAGTTATCTCGCTATGCTAGGGCTCAAGG TTACCTAGAGAAGAAAGAGCCTGAAGCCCAACAGTAA
- the LOC125529005 gene encoding uncharacterized protein LOC125529005: MKVLDVKCGIGRPLREIPRFRSPPRTGNMEACLSLEPSKKIIGSFGTFETAVLHVANASQLQALRRPRQESVKPNHLLTNASSIRMCVVSISSLLASTWRKKTWNVQQSYMKHSERSLIELPLEIFAASVNSCFMFYRANLHFHVKHG, from the exons ATGAAG GTTTTGGATGTCAAGTGTGGAATAGGCAGACCATTAAGAGAAATTCCAAGATTTAG GTCGCCACCAAGAACGGGTAACATGGAGGCGTGCCTTAGCCTGGAGCCCAGCAAGAAGATCATCGGGAGCTTCGGGACATTTGAGACGGCCGTTCTCCATGTGGCCAACGCCAGCCAGCTGCAGGCATTGCGCCGGCCTCGGCAGGAGTCGGTCAAGCCCAAT CATCTATTGACCAATGCAAGCTCCATCAGGATGTGCGTAGTGTCCATAAGTTCCCTTTTGGCCAGTACATGGAGAAAAAAAACATGGAATGTACAACAATCCTACATGAAACATTCTGAACGAAGTCTTATTGAGCTACCCCTAGAAATTTTTGCAGCTTCTGTGAACTCTTGTTTTATGTTCTATAGGGCCAACTTGCATTTTCACGTCAAGCATGGCTGA